The Drechmeria coniospora strain ARSEF 6962 chromosome 02, whole genome shotgun sequence genome has a segment encoding these proteins:
- a CDS encoding FAD binding domain-containing protein has translation MTRGWILTWIASLAVAGCARPSTTGCKPYPGSPDWPAAEAWRRLNETLGGRLLSPSPPAAACHRDRPEYDAARCAEISKRWVTFDWHTQDPVSNCWSQFSNDTCLPDGPSCSGQGYPPFVVNATTARHVKAGIDFARKYNVRLLVKGTGHDDNGRSIAPGALSIWTHHMKEIEYHASEFRLAGSGRCIQGSAVTVGAGNQMYDIYVATARYNKTIVGGGGKSVGVGGYLSGGGHSILGARYGLGADNVLEMQLVTPGGDIVTANEDQHSDLFWAMRGTTKADPDPDSVQGGGSTFGAMTSVTLKAHPSPSIAYITWYAYMSADSPVAFDLVGYVLSQFPTLMDEGVSGYQYIFDKMPNPLPGDGQPKVISGLIGGFMLQDVTDATKLEALLKPVEDAIGRRWNGTAHIVKETKLYASFLDWFDVNYDQGVAGGNVYRTSRLVDRKALTGDPKALGEAYRAATKAAGAVTAYMVAGKAVQKARPRGGGNAVNPAWRQAYLQSLTGVTYPSFNQTAERTTIEALDVTLDPLKALTPTMGAYINEGWLFEKDWQKTFWGSNYARLHRIKKQVDPTNVFVCFPCVGSEGWFQRDDGRLCRR, from the exons ATGACTCGCGGCTGGATCTTGACATGGATCGCATCGCTCGCAGTGGCTGGCTGCGCTCGCCCGTCCACCACAGGATGCAAGCCGTATCCGGGATCGCCAGACTGGCCGGCTGCGGAggcatggcggcggctgAATGAAACGCTCGGCGGTCGGTTGCTGAGCCCGTCGCCCCCTGCGGCAGCCTGCCACAGAGACCGACCCGAGTACGATGCCGCTCGATGCGCCGAGATTTCGAAGAGATGGGTCACCTTCGACTGGCACACGCAGGATCCCGTCTCCAACTGCTGGTCGCAGTTCTCCAACGACACGTGCCTACCCGACGGTCCTTCCTGCTCCGGCCAGGGGTACCCCCCCTTTGTGGTGAACGCGAcaacggcacggcacgtcAAGGCTGGCATAGACTTTG CCCGGAAGTACAACGTGCGCTTGCTCGTCAAGGGCACGGGGCATGACGACAACGGGAGATCCATCGCGCCCGGCGCCCTGTCCATCTGGACCCATCACATGAAGGAGATCGAATACCACGCCAGCGAGTTCAGGCTCGCCGGGTCGGGCAGATGCATCCAGGGTagcgccgtcaccgtcggggCCGGCAACCAAATGTACGACATTTACGTCGCCACCGCGCGATACAACAAGACCattgtcggcggcggcggcaaatccgtcggcgtcggcggttacttgtcgggcggcggccacaGCATCCTCGGCGCTCGCTACGGACTCGGCGCCGACAACGTGCTGGAGATGCAGCTGGTGACCCCTGGCGGAGACATCGTGACGGCCAACGAGGACCAGCACTCGGATCTGTTCTGGGCCATGCGCGGA ACGACCAAGGCTGACCCCGACCCCGACTCGGTTCAGGGGGGCGGTTCTACCTTTGGGGCCATGACGTCGGTGACGTTGAAGGCTCACCCTTCGCCCTCGATCGCTTACATCACCTGGTACGCGTACATGTCGGCGGACTCGCCCGTCGCCTTCGACCTTGTTGGCTACGTGCTCTCGCAGTTCCCGACCCTCATGGACGAGGGCGTGTCCGGCTATCAGTATATCTTCGACAAAATGCCCAATCCCCTGCCGGGAGATGGCCAGCCCAAGGTCATCTCCGGCCTCATCGGCGGCTTCATGCTGCAGGATGTGACGGACGCGACCAAGCTTGAGGCGCTGCTGaagccggtcgaggacgccATCGGTCGTCGGTGGAATGGCACCGCGCACATCGTCAAGGAGACCAAGCTGTACGCCTCCTTCTTGGACTGGTTCGACGTCAACTACGATcagggcgtcgccggcgggaACGTCTACCGCACCTCGCGGTTGGTTGACCGAAAGGCCCTCACGGGCGACCCCAAGGCGCTGGGCGAAGCGTACAGGGCGGCGACCAaagccgccggtgccgtgaCGGCGTACATGGTGGCCGGCAAGGCCGTGCAGAAGGCGAGACcccgtggcggcggcaacgccgTTAACCCGGCCTGGAGACAGGCCTATCTGCAGAGTCTGACGGGCGTGACGTACCCCTCGTTTAACcagacggccgagaggacgacgatcgAGGCTCTGGACGTGACTCTGGACCCCCTGAAGGCACTCACGCCGACCATGGGTGCTTACATCAATGAG GGTTGGCTGTTCGAAAAGGACTGGCAGAAAACATTCTGGGGCAGCAACTACGCCCGTCTCCACAGGATCAAGAAGCAGGTGGACCCGACGAATGTTTTCGTCTGCTTCCCCTGCGTTGGCAGCGAGGGGTGGTTTCAGAGAGACGACGGACGACTCTGTAGAAGATGA